A single Marispirochaeta aestuarii DNA region contains:
- a CDS encoding PilZ domain-containing protein: MGTPVGRVEREFVLNNVAEKKISLRVHGYKKTRQAIVLRIEEDVLVLYNDTEGWSDFSAKEEIRVFFSYFGHVMTFPSRVKSADDYLSIEIPGEMIKNLQRKYERIALPPGTMVSFAVENITYELTFPKTEEYNPAEQPAYGDAFPQESLDKLMAGAAKKISEFKANYRIQMFRDRGPKGWEEEIITRTGKSLFVSPIKAGVPKTDPDMSGRILTKAQALAPEYNINLSELLGSEAELDERFSQLSDKDIVAVIYCPLIYHDYVIGYIHVWSEHVTLGIEVFEYLYQFSKVLVYALKNHAYFDNIERQKGEYAAEILDISASGLLFTHTSRELHERLVLYTDLDLFLRMGPRKMVIGSRIMRKYQDNKQTYYGCQFLDLKPEDFRFLFDSIYGRELTPEDEELWEGGAEPPKLTFT, from the coding sequence ATGGGAACCCCCGTAGGCCGTGTGGAGCGAGAGTTTGTACTGAATAATGTGGCGGAAAAGAAGATATCCCTCAGGGTTCACGGATACAAGAAAACCCGCCAGGCCATTGTGCTCAGAATCGAAGAGGATGTACTGGTTCTGTACAATGATACGGAGGGATGGAGTGATTTCTCCGCCAAAGAGGAGATCCGCGTATTTTTTTCCTACTTCGGACACGTAATGACTTTTCCCAGCCGCGTAAAGAGTGCCGACGACTATCTGAGTATAGAAATCCCCGGAGAAATGATAAAGAACCTGCAGCGAAAATACGAGCGCATTGCCCTGCCGCCGGGAACAATGGTCAGCTTTGCGGTGGAGAATATCACCTACGAACTTACCTTTCCCAAGACGGAAGAGTACAACCCGGCGGAACAGCCCGCTTACGGGGATGCTTTTCCCCAGGAATCACTGGATAAACTGATGGCGGGGGCTGCTAAAAAGATCAGCGAGTTCAAGGCGAATTACCGGATTCAGATGTTCCGGGACCGGGGGCCGAAGGGCTGGGAAGAGGAGATAATTACCCGCACCGGAAAGTCGCTGTTTGTCTCCCCCATCAAGGCGGGGGTACCGAAAACAGATCCCGATATGTCCGGGAGGATCCTCACCAAGGCCCAGGCTCTGGCTCCGGAATACAATATCAATCTCTCGGAGCTCCTGGGCAGCGAAGCCGAACTGGATGAAAGGTTTTCCCAGCTGTCGGATAAGGACATCGTTGCAGTAATCTACTGCCCCCTGATCTATCACGATTATGTGATCGGCTATATTCATGTCTGGTCGGAGCATGTCACCCTGGGAATAGAGGTTTTTGAATATCTCTACCAGTTTTCAAAGGTGCTCGTATATGCCCTGAAAAATCACGCCTACTTCGATAATATTGAAAGGCAGAAAGGGGAGTATGCAGCCGAGATCCTCGATATCTCCGCCTCTGGACTCCTGTTTACTCATACGTCCCGGGAGCTTCATGAACGGCTTGTCCTCTATACCGACCTTGATCTGTTTTTACGTATGGGACCGAGGAAGATGGTTATCGGTTCCCGCATTATGAGAAAATATCAGGATAACAAGCAGACTTATTACGGATGTCAGTTTCTGGACCTGAAGCCGGAGGATTTTCGCTTTCTTTTTGATTCAATTTACGGGCGGGAGCTGACCCCGGAAGACGAGGAGCTGTGGGAAGGCGGCGCAGAACCGCCGAAACTTACCTTCACCTAG
- a CDS encoding DUF503 domain-containing protein, producing MVVSMIQVVFELPEATSLKEKRQTLRSLKDRLIRKYKVSVAEIDLQDSLSFCHIGAAYVTNSREIGERVMQRVADFVEDTIPGRVHNIAVHSERF from the coding sequence ATGGTAGTTTCCATGATTCAGGTGGTCTTTGAACTGCCCGAGGCGACGTCTCTGAAGGAGAAACGCCAGACCCTGCGGTCCCTGAAGGACCGCTTAATCAGGAAGTACAAGGTTTCGGTGGCGGAGATCGATCTGCAGGATTCCCTCTCCTTCTGTCATATCGGCGCGGCCTATGTCACCAATTCCCGGGAGATCGGAGAGCGGGTGATGCAGCGGGTCGCCGATTTTGTGGAAGACACCATACCCGGGCGGGTCCATAACATCGCCGTTCACAGCGAACGTTTTTAA
- a CDS encoding HD domain-containing protein: MRKKGSSKGINVGIEQQTRQKILEHLSSDYTEAIRDPLWQNIYLTPALKKLISLGEFQKLAGIRQLGPAYLVYPGATHTRLNHSLGVFHLAKRIIRHISVDRRSPPVSLEGVKAFLCASLLHDLGHFPYTHSFKDLPLLDHEVLTGRLVMTPPFQRVLREDVGVEPYVVAAIVDEGMDHHNNGEILFFRRILSGVLDPDKLDYLNRDAFFCGVPYGIQDTDFFIDKIIPTASALALDERGLGSVESLLFAKYQMYRSVYWHRTVRIATAMIKKAVLLGLTENDLDQEALYGLDDAGFYRTLAIRERSYYQLARMVFERRLLKTAFECPFDPRLHKQATDLNARMDLENRIASILREEYDTGIEAWEVILDIPEPISFEVDLLIYRNDSFLPFASSGSVFSTSVVEGFTRSLRKVRLFLPPGIARTAAPYIPKIMTGLFGE, translated from the coding sequence TTGAGAAAAAAGGGCAGCTCTAAAGGAATAAACGTGGGAATAGAACAGCAGACTCGTCAAAAAATCCTTGAACATCTGAGCAGCGATTACACCGAGGCCATCCGGGATCCCCTGTGGCAGAACATCTATCTGACCCCGGCACTGAAAAAACTGATCTCCCTGGGGGAGTTCCAGAAACTGGCGGGCATCCGTCAGCTGGGCCCGGCCTACCTGGTGTATCCAGGGGCCACCCATACCCGTCTGAACCACAGCCTCGGGGTTTTTCACCTTGCCAAGCGGATAATCCGTCACATCAGCGTCGACCGGCGAAGCCCTCCTGTCAGTCTCGAAGGGGTCAAGGCATTTTTATGCGCCTCCCTGCTCCACGATCTGGGACACTTTCCCTATACCCATTCCTTCAAGGACCTTCCCCTGCTGGATCATGAAGTCCTCACCGGACGGCTGGTCATGACTCCCCCCTTCCAGCGGGTGCTGCGGGAGGATGTGGGGGTGGAACCCTATGTGGTAGCCGCCATTGTGGATGAGGGGATGGATCATCACAACAACGGAGAGATCCTCTTTTTCCGCAGGATTCTCTCCGGAGTGCTGGACCCGGACAAGCTGGATTACCTGAACCGGGACGCCTTCTTCTGCGGTGTTCCCTACGGCATACAGGACACGGACTTCTTTATCGACAAGATCATTCCGACAGCCTCCGCCCTGGCCCTGGATGAACGGGGACTCGGTTCCGTGGAGAGCCTGCTCTTTGCCAAGTATCAGATGTACCGCAGCGTCTACTGGCACCGCACCGTACGCATTGCCACGGCGATGATAAAGAAAGCGGTGCTTCTGGGACTGACGGAGAACGACCTCGACCAGGAGGCGCTCTACGGCCTGGACGACGCAGGTTTCTATCGGACCCTGGCCATACGGGAGAGAAGCTACTACCAGCTGGCCAGAATGGTCTTTGAACGCCGGCTCCTGAAAACCGCCTTCGAATGCCCCTTCGATCCCCGGCTGCACAAACAGGCTACGGACCTGAATGCCCGGATGGACCTGGAAAACCGCATAGCTTCGATTCTGCGGGAAGAATACGATACGGGGATTGAAGCCTGGGAGGTGATTCTCGATATCCCTGAGCCCATATCCTTTGAGGTGGATCTGTTAATCTACCGGAACGACAGCTTCCTGCCCTTCGCTTCCAGCGGATCGGTTTTTTCAACCTCCGTGGTTGAAGGATTCACCAGGTCTCTGCGCAAGGTCCGGCTCTTTCTGCCCCCCGGCATCGCCCGCACTGCAGCCCCGTATATACCGAAAATAATGACCGGCCTCTTCGGAGAATGA